A genomic stretch from Petrimonas mucosa includes:
- a CDS encoding beta-L-arabinofuranosidase domain-containing protein has protein sequence MKKVNLLFTILTVMFSLHTTAQNNMKVTIVDRPDKSRENNNYITNRAPLQPLSFIKLPVGDIKPEGWTLKLLELQKDGLNGHLGEISAWLDKENNAWLGTGSDYGWEEVPYWLKGYGNMAYILNDKEMIEETKTWLEAVFKSQREDGYFGPYIEKNGRPDLWGNMIMTWCLQSYYEFSGDERVIDLLTNYFKWQLNLPEDMFLKDYWENSRGGDNLLSIYWLYNITGDDFLIELAEKTHKNTANWRQRSTLPNWHNVNIAQSFREPATYYMLSADSADLISTYNVHHLIRNIFGQVPGGMFGADENARMGYIDPRQGTETCGFVEQMASDEILLRLTGDPFWAEHCENVAFNSYPASMMPDLKSLRYITSPNHTISDSRNHHPGIDNRGPFLAMNPFSSRCCQHNHGQGWPYYIEHLVLASPDNGIAVAMYGPCTANVKVADGKEVKIIEDTNYPFEESVKFTIQTNVKVAFPLYLRIPTWTDNPSITVNGVKLDLLLENGKYARIEKEWQNGDEVVFNIPMKLSQSVWHVNQNSRSINYGPLTFSLKIKENYEKVSSIETAIGDSKWQKDADQEKWPSYEIYPGSEWNYALEIDDLLPIEKNFKVVKTTWPADHYPFTTESPPIQIIAKGKRVIGWGIDQYGLTAELPIKENIKFEKETDTITLIPMGAARLRISAFPVYLKKIE, from the coding sequence ATGAAAAAAGTAAATTTACTATTTACCATCTTAACAGTGATGTTTTCACTGCACACAACAGCACAGAACAATATGAAAGTTACAATAGTGGACAGGCCTGATAAAAGTAGAGAGAATAACAATTATATCACTAATAGGGCCCCACTGCAGCCGTTAAGTTTCATCAAGCTTCCTGTTGGTGATATAAAACCGGAGGGTTGGACATTAAAGCTGCTTGAACTCCAAAAAGATGGTTTAAACGGCCACCTTGGTGAAATTAGTGCATGGCTTGACAAGGAAAACAATGCATGGCTAGGAACAGGCAGTGATTATGGTTGGGAAGAGGTGCCATATTGGCTTAAGGGGTATGGTAATATGGCTTATATTCTCAATGACAAAGAGATGATAGAAGAAACAAAAACTTGGTTGGAAGCAGTTTTCAAGAGTCAGAGAGAAGATGGTTATTTTGGACCTTACATCGAGAAAAATGGTAGACCTGACCTTTGGGGAAATATGATTATGACCTGGTGTCTGCAATCATATTATGAGTTCTCAGGGGACGAAAGAGTAATTGATCTATTAACCAATTATTTCAAATGGCAGCTTAATCTTCCGGAAGATATGTTTTTGAAAGATTATTGGGAAAATAGTCGCGGGGGCGATAATCTCCTTAGTATTTACTGGCTTTATAACATAACAGGTGATGATTTTTTAATTGAACTGGCAGAGAAAACTCACAAAAACACAGCAAACTGGCGTCAGAGATCTACATTGCCTAATTGGCACAATGTAAATATTGCACAAAGTTTCAGAGAGCCTGCCACTTATTATATGTTATCGGCAGACTCGGCAGATCTAATATCCACCTATAATGTACACCATTTGATACGTAACATATTCGGTCAAGTGCCGGGAGGGATGTTTGGAGCAGATGAAAATGCTAGAATGGGGTATATTGATCCGCGACAGGGAACAGAAACCTGCGGTTTTGTTGAACAGATGGCATCGGACGAAATATTGTTGAGATTAACAGGCGATCCTTTCTGGGCAGAGCATTGTGAAAATGTAGCATTTAATTCTTATCCTGCATCGATGATGCCAGATCTGAAATCATTACGTTACATAACCTCGCCAAATCACACTATAAGTGACTCCAGAAATCATCATCCGGGTATAGATAACAGAGGACCATTCCTGGCAATGAACCCATTCAGTAGCAGATGTTGTCAGCATAATCATGGACAGGGCTGGCCATACTATATTGAACATCTTGTATTAGCATCACCAGATAATGGAATTGCGGTTGCAATGTATGGACCTTGTACAGCAAATGTAAAAGTTGCCGATGGAAAAGAGGTGAAGATCATTGAAGATACAAATTATCCTTTTGAAGAATCGGTTAAATTTACAATTCAAACCAATGTAAAAGTTGCTTTTCCTCTCTATCTAAGAATTCCTACATGGACTGATAACCCTTCAATTACTGTGAATGGTGTTAAGTTGGATCTATTACTTGAAAATGGGAAGTATGCACGAATTGAGAAGGAGTGGCAAAATGGAGATGAAGTTGTATTTAATATTCCGATGAAATTATCTCAATCGGTATGGCATGTAAACCAGAATAGTAGAAGCATAAATTATGGACCATTGACCTTTTCATTGAAGATCAAGGAAAACTATGAGAAAGTAAGCAGCATTGAAACTGCAATTGGTGATTCAAAATGGCAGAAAGATGCTGATCAGGAGAAGTGGCCTAGTTATGAAATATATCCGGGAAGTGAATGGAATTATGCCCTGGAAATAGATGATTTGTTACCTATTGAAAAGAACTTCAAGGTTGTAAAAACAACATGGCCTGCTGATCATTATCCATTCACCACAGAGAGTCCGCCTATTCAGATAATTGCAAAAGGGAAGAGAGTTATAGGCTGGGGAATAGATCAGTATGGACTTACAGCTGAATTGCCCATAAAGGAGAATATTAAATTTGAAAAGGAGACTGATACTATTACACTAATTCCTATGGGTGCAGCAAGGTTAAGAATATCTGCCTTCCCTGTATACTTAAAAAAGATCGAATAA
- a CDS encoding glycoside hydrolase family 2 TIM barrel-domain containing protein, whose translation MKRVLYVAILIFSINIIYSCNQANNENTEDITVREVWNAQKANEWYAQQQWLRGSNFIPSTAINQLEMWQEDTFDPETIDRELGFAESIGFNSMRVYLHHLAWQIDPDGFKNRINDYLEIAESHGISTMFVIFDDCWNPTYEAGVQPGPKPGIHNSGWLRDPGDSIYINPDMITNLELYVKDILTTFGDDERIVLWDLYNEPGNSGYGNKSMPLLEKVFTWGREVNPSQPLSSGVWSWNLEEISEYQLNNSDVITYHNYGSAENHQSMIDTLRTLTEKPLICTEYMARTRNSTFQNTMPILKSENIGAYNWGLVAGKTNTIYAWDTPMPDGSEPTVWFHDIFRNDGTPYSREEVDLIKELTGKSN comes from the coding sequence ATGAAAAGAGTCCTTTATGTAGCAATACTTATATTTTCGATAAACATTATCTACTCCTGCAATCAGGCTAATAATGAAAATACGGAAGATATAACAGTAAGAGAAGTATGGAATGCACAGAAAGCCAATGAATGGTATGCGCAACAACAATGGTTGAGAGGTTCAAATTTCATTCCCAGCACTGCAATTAATCAATTAGAGATGTGGCAGGAGGATACATTTGATCCTGAGACAATAGACAGAGAGTTAGGTTTTGCAGAAAGCATAGGGTTTAATTCTATGCGTGTTTATCTGCATCATTTGGCTTGGCAGATTGATCCGGATGGTTTTAAAAACAGAATTAATGATTATCTTGAAATTGCAGAGAGTCATGGAATATCTACAATGTTTGTTATTTTTGATGACTGCTGGAATCCTACATATGAAGCAGGGGTGCAACCTGGGCCTAAACCAGGTATTCATAATTCAGGATGGTTAAGGGATCCTGGTGATTCAATTTATATCAATCCGGATATGATTACTAATCTAGAGTTATATGTCAAAGATATACTGACCACTTTTGGTGATGATGAGCGAATTGTTTTGTGGGACCTATATAATGAACCGGGTAACTCAGGATATGGTAATAAAAGCATGCCACTATTGGAAAAAGTTTTTACTTGGGGTAGGGAAGTGAATCCTTCACAGCCTTTATCCTCCGGAGTATGGAGCTGGAATTTAGAAGAAATATCTGAGTATCAGTTGAATAATTCAGATGTAATAACATATCACAATTATGGGAGTGCTGAAAATCATCAGAGCATGATAGATACATTAAGAACATTAACGGAAAAACCGTTGATATGTACAGAGTATATGGCTCGTACAAGAAACAGCACATTTCAGAATACGATGCCTATATTGAAATCTGAGAATATCGGTGCATATAACTGGGGTTTGGTAGCAGGTAAAACCAATACGATATATGCCTGGGATACTCCTATGCCAGACGGATCTGAACCAACTGTTTGGTTTCATGATATTTTTCGTAATGATGGTACTCCCTATAGTCGGGAGGAGGTTGATTTAATCAAGGAATTGACCGGCAAAAGCAATTAA